A single genomic interval of Lacrimispora sphenoides JCM 1415 harbors:
- a CDS encoding DEAD/DEAH box helicase, whose translation METIRFDELQLDERILRAVADMGFEEASPIQAQAIPVQAEGRDIVGQAQTGTGKTAAFGIPLLQKIDPKVKKLQAVALCPTRELAIQVADEIRRLAKYMHGVKVLPIYGGQDIVKQIRSLKDGTQIIIGTPGRVMDHMRRKTVKFENVHTVVMDEADEMLNMGFLEDMETILSQLPEERQTVMFSATMPPAIMEIARKFQQEPVTVKVVKKELTVPKVTQYYYEVKPKSKVEVMCRLLDMYAPKLSVAFCNTKKQVDELVQALQGRGYFAEGLHGDLKQIQRDRVMNSFRNGKTEILVATDVAARGIDVDDVEAVFNYDLPQDDEYYVHRIGRTGRAGREGIAFSFVVGKEVYKLRDIQRYCKTKIIPQAIPSLNDVTAIKVDKVLENVADTIGDTDLSKMVNIIEKKLLEEDYTSLDLAAALLKMMMGEENEDIIDTREPRSLDELESLYGGGNRGRGSRNGNGRGGRYDSSSRDDMARLFINIGKNQNVKPGDILGAIAGESGMPGKMVGSIDMYDKYTFVEVPRESADTVLQAMKDVKIKGKNIHMEKANGKGR comes from the coding sequence ATGGAAACAATTAGATTTGATGAATTACAGTTAGATGAAAGAATTCTGCGGGCAGTTGCAGACATGGGATTTGAAGAGGCATCTCCGATCCAGGCCCAGGCCATTCCGGTCCAGGCTGAGGGAAGGGATATCGTTGGGCAGGCTCAGACAGGAACCGGAAAAACAGCAGCCTTTGGCATCCCACTGTTGCAGAAGATTGATCCTAAGGTGAAAAAGCTACAGGCGGTTGCCCTCTGTCCTACCAGAGAGCTTGCCATTCAGGTGGCAGATGAAATCCGCAGGCTTGCAAAATACATGCACGGTGTGAAAGTCCTTCCGATTTATGGAGGACAGGACATTGTAAAACAGATCCGTTCTTTAAAAGACGGTACTCAGATCATTATCGGAACTCCTGGACGTGTTATGGACCATATGCGCAGGAAGACCGTGAAATTCGAGAACGTTCATACGGTAGTCATGGATGAAGCCGATGAGATGTTAAATATGGGATTCCTTGAGGATATGGAAACTATTTTAAGCCAGCTTCCGGAAGAGCGCCAGACGGTTATGTTCTCCGCTACCATGCCGCCTGCTATCATGGAAATTGCCAGAAAGTTCCAGCAGGAGCCGGTGACCGTTAAGGTAGTAAAGAAAGAACTGACCGTTCCCAAGGTAACCCAGTATTATTATGAAGTAAAGCCTAAGAGCAAGGTAGAAGTTATGTGCCGTCTGCTTGATATGTACGCACCAAAGCTGTCCGTTGCTTTCTGCAATACCAAAAAGCAGGTAGACGAGCTGGTACAGGCTCTTCAGGGACGCGGTTACTTTGCGGAAGGACTTCATGGAGACTTAAAACAGATCCAGCGTGACAGGGTCATGAACAGCTTCCGTAACGGTAAGACAGAGATTCTTGTGGCAACTGATGTTGCAGCCCGTGGAATCGACGTAGACGACGTAGAGGCCGTATTTAACTACGACCTTCCCCAGGATGACGAATATTATGTTCACAGAATCGGCCGTACCGGTCGTGCAGGCCGTGAGGGTATTGCCTTCAGTTTTGTAGTGGGTAAGGAAGTTTATAAGCTTCGCGATATCCAGCGTTACTGCAAGACCAAGATCATTCCTCAGGCAATCCCTTCCTTAAATGACGTAACAGCTATTAAGGTGGATAAGGTTCTGGAAAATGTGGCTGATACCATTGGAGATACTGATTTAAGCAAGATGGTAAACATCATTGAAAAGAAGCTTTTGGAAGAGGATTATACCTCCCTTGATCTGGCAGCAGCTCTGCTGAAAATGATGATGGGCGAGGAAAATGAAGATATCATCGATACAAGAGAGCCTCGTTCCCTTGATGAACTGGAAAGCCTATATGGCGGCGGAAACCGTGGCCGCGGCAGCAGAAACGGAAATGGCCGTGGAGGACGATATGATTCTTCTTCCAGAGATGATATGGCCCGCCTGTTCATTAACATCGGAAAGAACCAGAATGTGAAGCCAGGTGATATTCTGGGCGCCATTGCCGGAGAGTCCGGTATGCCGGGTAAAATGGTCGGAAGCATTGATATGTATGATAAGTATACATTCGTAGAGGTGCCGAGAGAAAGTGCCGACACAGTATTACAGGCTATGAAGGATGTTAAAATCAAAGGAAAAAATATCCATATGGAAAAAGCCAACGGAAAAGGCAGATAA